TGTAGCGTTGGCCGTGTTGGTGGACGTTCTCGGTGAGCCAATCGTGAAGCGCGTCGAACTCGCCAGATCGTATCTGGTCTTCGATGTCGGGAATGTCCTCGGTTGCCGCTGCGAACAGCTGTGCAGCCAGCACGCTTCCGAGCGAGTAAGTGGGGAAATACCCGAAGCTGGCGTGTGACCAGTGGATGTCCTGAAGACAGCCAGTGCTGTCGGTTTCGGGACGAACACCGAGATACTCCTCCATCTTGTCGTTCCAGACCTGTGGAACCTCCGCTACGTCGAGTTCGCCGTCGATGAGTTGACGTTCGATTTCGAACCGGAGGATGATGTGCATGTGGTAGGTCAGTTCGTCCGCCTCAACCCGGATCAGATTGTCGTCGTAGACCTGATTCGCGGCTTCGTACGCTTCACGAGCGGTCACGTCGCTCGTCTGTGGGAAATGCTCTGTCATCGTTGGAAGGAACTGTTCCCAGAACGGTTGTGAACGGCCGACGTGGTTCTCCCACAGCCGAGATTGAGACTCGTGAACAGAGAGATTGCGAGAGCTACCGAGTGGTGTACCGTAGTGTTCGCGCGGGAGTCCGAGTGTGTACGTTGCGTGACCGAACTCGTGGACCGTCGATGTGAACGCGTCGATCGGATCAGCCTCGTTGAACCGAGTCGTCACCCGAGCGTCGAACTGTGAGCCGAGTGAGAATGGGTGCGGTGCAACGTCGAGTCGGCCGTGTTCCCACGGGTAGCCGAGTCGGTCGAGCACCGCTCGACACAGCTCTTCCTGCGTCTCGGAGTCATACGTCCCAGAGAAGGCGTCGGTCGAGAGAGCCGCTCCGTCTGCCTTGTTTCCAATGTTCTCGATGAGCGGGACGAGACGGTCACGGAGCCGTTCGAGAACGCGCTCTGCGGTTTCTAAATCCAGATACGGCTCGTAATCGGCGAACAACACAGCATACGGATCGGCGTCGGGATCGATGTGCTCTGCATACTCTCGCTTGAGTTCGACGAGATGAGAGAGCGTCGGGGCGAACGTCTCGAAGTCGTCGTTTGCTTTCGCCTCTTTCCAGACAGGGAGCGCTTCGCTCGTCGTCTGTGAAATTTCCTCGACAAGCTCCGCTGGGACCCGATTAGCACGCTCGTACTGTCTCCGGACCTCTCGAACGACTGCCGATTGCTCTTCGCTCAGGTCCATCGTATCGAGTGACGAGAGGTAGTCGTCGGTCTCCTCACCCGTCAGCAGGTCGTGATGGAGCGTCGAGAGCGTCGACATCTGCTGTGAGCGCGCAGGCGTGCCCCCTTCGGGCATCATCACCTGTTGATCCCAACTGAGTATTCCGTTCGCATAATTGATGTTCGAAAGACGGCGCACGTGATCGACGAATTCATCGTAGACAGATTGCTGATCAGTTGCCATACCGGTGGCAGGAACCCGAGGGCTATCAATCCACGCCTACACGCTCTATGACCGATCGATAAATCCGGTAACACCGATCGAGAACGGGCAGGGAGACGCTCTCATTTTCGGTGTGGGCCTCTCCAGGCTCGGCTGCCCCACAGACGACACACGTCGTTCCTTCCTGTGCGAGCCACCCTGCATCAGTCGCGTGGGGTTTCGTAACGAACGCTGGTTCTGATGATTCAGGCTGTGCGTCTGCCGCAGCGTCGAGGACCGACTGTGCGAACGCATCGTCATCGCATGCCATCGGTGGAAGATCTTGGTCGATCTCCCATTCTACAGCCCCATTGGCTGTCGCTGCTTCGATGTCGCACCGTTCGCCGGGAACCGTTCGTTCGTCGATGGTGATTTCACACGACTCGGGAACGACGTTCCACGCGCTTCCGCCTTCGATTCCTGTAACGCAGATGCTCCCGCGGAGTTCGTGGTCGAGCACCGTCGCTTCGGGAGGAACGAGAGCGCGGAGCACATCAAGTGCATCCGCCGCACGGTAGACAGCGTTCTCCCCGCTCTCTGGTTCACTCGCGTGCGCTGCCTGACCACGAGCACGGACGGTACTCGCACGACGGCCTTTGTGCGCGACAGCGACATCGGTCACCCCATCGGCCGAGTAGCCAGTCGATCCTTCACCGATGACCGCATACTCGGGTGCAAATCCATCCTCGATGGCGTTGCGGACACCAACTCCGCCTTGCTCTTCGCCGCGAAAGCTGGCAACGGTGCAGGACGCGTCGGTGTCACGAAACGCATACATGGCGGCCGCAAGGGAACCCTTCATGTCAGCGCTCCCCCGGCCGTACAGCCGACCGTCCCGCTCTTCGAGAACGTACGTCTCGCCGTCTTGCTGTGAGTCGGCGGGCGGGACGACATCGTGGTGACCGACCAACGCAAGTGTATCCCTGTTCCCGGCACTCAATTCATTCCCTCGTCGAGCAATTACCCCAGCCTTGGTGTGCTCGACAGTCGCATCTGTTTCACGACGGAACCACTCGGCGATGAATTCGCCCGCTTTGTCTTCATCTTCGTGACTGGGAATCGAAACGAGCTTGCGCGTGAGTTCGGCGACAGTTGTGGTCACGAGCTGATCACCTCAAACGAACACCTCCAGAGACAAACCGATTGTTCGGACGTGAACCGCGTACAGCAGCCATGGTCCGACCGAAGACGCGCAGCGTGAAATATTGTTTGACGTTGATAGTCAAGAAATCGCAGTTAGCGTGAGAAGCAGAGCAGCGACGGCGGAGTTTCGGTTATGACTCGCTACTCGAATTGAATTCGCTGAAATTGAGAGTCGCAGTCCTTGTCCGAATTTCTTTCCCGTCGAGATGACAAACAGCGTCCAACTGTGAGTCAAAGTCCCCGTTCTCATTCGTATCGTGATACACCTTGACGTGGACTTTATGCGATCCCGATAGCTCCGAGTTTAGCCGGAGTGTGCTTCCGTCGGCGACAACAGCCTCATCCGTGGTGACGTGGTTAACACCGAGAATGGTGTCGTTCTCGTAAGCAACGAAGAAGACACTCATGTTCGCTGGCAGTCCGTATCCGAGCCGAAGTGTGTCTGGAGACCAAGTTTGCGTTCGGTTCGTGTCATTAAGCCTCCAATAGCTCACTGACACATTTTCGCACTCCATCGAATTCCCGACCGATGAAGAGATCGCCTCATTTTTCGATTGATCGACTGGAGCGAATCCCTGACACCCGCTAAAAATGCTCGATAGAACGACAATAGCGAGAAGAAGACGATTCCTCATGAGTGATACGGCGAACGTAGCGAGCGGCGCGGCAAATACTTTGTCCCATCTGGTGATGGCCAAGCGCATCCGTAGAGGAAGAGTACGCATGCGCCCTTCTCGTGCGTGCTGTCACAGCTGATAGAAGATACAGAACAAACAACGGGCTCCATATAGTTATACAATTCGACAATATCGCGGGTAAACACCCTTATAGCCCAGCGCGGTCCTAACGGAGGTATGAATGTCGTTCCGGACACGAGCGTGGTCATTGATGGCCGCGTGTCCGAACGTATCGAGTCGGAGTCTGGAGAACAGCGAGATAGTGTTGGTGACATCGATTTCACCGAAGCCGAAATCTACATACCGGAGACGGTCGTCGGCGAGTTGGAATCACAGGCCAACGTCGGTCGCTCGATCGGGTGGCGCGGGCTTGATGAGTTAAAGCGCCTCGCTGACCTCGACAGGGACGGATCTATCACTGTTAATTACGTCGGTCGGCGAGCGACGGACGAGGAGATTGGGCGTGCTGCTCGTGGTGAGATCGACGCCATCATCCGCGATGTGGCCGAAGAATACGACGCAACGCTCGTGACGAGCGATATCGTTCAGAGCGAGATTGCAGAGGCCAAAGGCATCGATACGCTCTATCTCGAACCATACGAAACCACCGTTGGAGCGCTCGGTATCGAGTCGTACTTCGATGAAACAACACTGAGTGTTCACTTAAAATCGGGCGTCAAGCCGATGGCAAAGCGTGGTGATGTCACGGAGGTAATCTACGAACCAGTCGGAGAAACGCCGCTCGATGACGAGGCACTCCGAGAATACAGTACCGAAATTCGTAACGCCGCACAAACGTCCGACGAAGGATTCACCGAGCTCTCGGAACAGGGAATGACTATCATCCAGTTCCGTAATTACCGCATCGCAATCGCGGAGCCGCCGTTCTCTGATGGGATCGAGATCACCGCTGTTCGGCCGCTCGTCAAGACTGAGATGGAGGATTACGAGTACGCCGACGAGTTGAAAGAGCGCCTCCTCGACCGCCAGCGTGGTGTTCTCATCGCCGGATCACCCGGCGCAGGTAAATCAACTCTCGCACAAGCAGTCGCAGAGTTCCTCTCAGAGAGCGATTACTCCGTGAAGACGATGGAAAAGCCGCGGGATTTGCAGGTCGGCCCAGAGATCACCCAGTACACAGAGCTCGGTGGACAGATGGACAAGACGGCAGACTCGTTGCTCATGGTCCGTCCTGACTACACCATCTACGACGAAGTGAGAAAGACCAGTGATTTCCGCACGTTCGCAGATATGCGTCTCGCTGGTGTCGGTATGGTTGGTGTCGTCCACGCTACTCGGGCCATCGATGCGCTCCAGCGGCTCGTTGGGCGAGTCGAGCTCGGGCTAATACCACAGGTCGTCGACACTGTCGCCTACGTCGACGCGGGTGACGTGGACACAGTCTATGATGTCTCCACCCAAGTCAAAGTGCCCGAGGGACTGATGGAAGAAGATCTCGCTCGACCCGTTATCGTCGTTCGAGATTACGAGACCGAGCGACCCGTCTACGAGATGTACACGTTCAATCGGCAGGTCGTCACCGTTCCAGTCGACGAGAGCGAACGCCGAGAATCAGGCGTCGGTCGAATCGCCAAGCAGGAAATCGAACGCGAGATCCGCTCTGTCGCTCGGGGACACGTGCAGGTCGAACTACAAGGACAAAATCGAGCCGTCGTCTACGTCGAAGACGACGATATCTCGTATGTCATCGGCAAGGGCGGTGGTCGCATCTCACAGATCGAAAACCGGCTCGGCATCGATATCGATGTCCGATCACTTGATGATCAACCGCAGAGCCACGCGAGCGGAGAGACAACCAGCGAGACGACATCACAGAAAGACGTTGTTACCCCCGAAATTACCTCCAGGCATGTCGTCATCCCGCTTGAAGACCACGCTGGCGAGACCGTCGAGGTACAAGCTGACGGCGAATATCTGTTCACAGCCACGGTGAGCCGGGGCGGCGAAGTGCAGGTATCACGCGGCAGCGCCATCGCAGAAGAACTAGAGCGCGCTATTGACGATCGACGCGAAATCACGATCATGTCTGCCTAATCTGTCTGAGTTCGTGTGTGTTGTGTTACATTATCAGAACCTAATGAAGAGAGATTCCGGCTGACACCGACGGCTAAGCACACCGATGGATGTGATCCCCATCGAGCGTAGCGTTCATCAAACAGAAACTACGGGTACCAACCGACAGACCTCAAATCACGGGAGCTGTCCGAACGCTGTCGAGATATTCTCTGGCGTATCAAACAACGCGTTCCAAAGAGCGAAGACGAGGAGACAGAATAGAATGGGATGAAAAAAACGGTTATTCGACAGATGATTCGTACGACGAGTGCGGTTGTCCTGCTTCTTCGACCACGGTGTCTTCAAGTTCGATCGGGCAGTCGACTCGGAGTGCGATGGCGATACCATCACTCGGGCGGGCGTCGAACGTTCTCGTACGTCGTTCACCGTCGCGGTACTGTTCGGCGTTTATTTTCGCGTAGAACGTTCCGCCGGCGAGGTCGTCGATGCGGACGCTATCGATGGCCGCCCCGAACTCCGTAACCATATCCACGAGAAGATCCTGTGTGAGTGGACGATCGAACGACTCGCCGTTGAGTGCCAGCCGTATCGACTGCGCTTGATCGGGGCTGATAAAGATCGGAACGATCTGATCGTTCGCGTCAAGCAGCACGACAGGGACCTCTTGCCCACCTTCAAACATACTCACGCCGATCCCATGGACGGTGGCGGTCTGTACCATACCCTAGTATTCGGCAAGCAGGTATGAAAAACTACCCCGGAAGAGAGAGCGCTATCCACGTTGAATCCTCGAAAATCGGTCAACACTTCGGTTTGTTCGAAAAAGGCCACAACTGTTTTAATGTTTGTTACCAAAGCTCACAGTATGGGGATGTACATGTCGCTCGTCAAGGTGAACGAAGCGCGTATTCAGAACGTTCAGAAGTTAGCGACGATTTGGGGAGACATCCAAAACGAGATTCAGAACCACGACGGTGAACTGTTCGATTCGTACGCGATTCTTGGTGAATATGATTTTCTCGTCTTGTTTGAAGCCCAAGACCGCTACCACGCGTTCCAAATCGCACTGATTATCGAACGTCGCGGACTCGACATGCAGACGATGGAGATCATCCCGTCGGATCAGTTTGGACGACTCGTCGAAGACATTTGATCAATTTTTTTGCTTCTGTATCAGTGACGGTTCAATAGTGCTGTCGGACGATGATCATCGGCTGAGATGTGTCGACACCATCGTTACAAAATCGCTCGCTACAACCGCTCTGTGTTCGTGAAATAAAATCGCCGCGTGAACGCGCTGTTTTTGCCATTGGCTCTCCGAAGAGAGATATGAAACAGCTCGAAGCTCAAAAATCGCGCAAACGAGCGCTCCTTGCGGTGTTGCCGTTTCTGTTCTTGGGGCTTGCCGACGTGTACTTTCTGTTAGAGTGGGGACTCAATCCACTCTGGGGAGTCATGATTCTCCCGCCGATCCTATTTATCTCGGCGCTCGCGTGGATTGCCTTCAAAAGTGGATTTGTTTGATATTTTATAATAGAGATTATGCTCGTTGATTATATCATCCAACTAACGCTAGACTAGGCAGCAGTAAGATATGAAAACGCCGGAGGAGAGATTTG
The nucleotide sequence above comes from Halocatena marina. Encoded proteins:
- a CDS encoding PINc/VapC family ATPase — translated: MNVVPDTSVVIDGRVSERIESESGEQRDSVGDIDFTEAEIYIPETVVGELESQANVGRSIGWRGLDELKRLADLDRDGSITVNYVGRRATDEEIGRAARGEIDAIIRDVAEEYDATLVTSDIVQSEIAEAKGIDTLYLEPYETTVGALGIESYFDETTLSVHLKSGVKPMAKRGDVTEVIYEPVGETPLDDEALREYSTEIRNAAQTSDEGFTELSEQGMTIIQFRNYRIAIAEPPFSDGIEITAVRPLVKTEMEDYEYADELKERLLDRQRGVLIAGSPGAGKSTLAQAVAEFLSESDYSVKTMEKPRDLQVGPEITQYTELGGQMDKTADSLLMVRPDYTIYDEVRKTSDFRTFADMRLAGVGMVGVVHATRAIDALQRLVGRVELGLIPQVVDTVAYVDAGDVDTVYDVSTQVKVPEGLMEEDLARPVIVVRDYETERPVYEMYTFNRQVVTVPVDESERRESGVGRIAKQEIEREIRSVARGHVQVELQGQNRAVVYVEDDDISYVIGKGGGRISQIENRLGIDIDVRSLDDQPQSHASGETTSETTSQKDVVTPEITSRHVVIPLEDHAGETVEVQADGEYLFTATVSRGGEVQVSRGSAIAEELERAIDDRREITIMSA
- a CDS encoding carboxypeptidase M32 → MATDQQSVYDEFVDHVRRLSNINYANGILSWDQQVMMPEGGTPARSQQMSTLSTLHHDLLTGEETDDYLSSLDTMDLSEEQSAVVREVRRQYERANRVPAELVEEISQTTSEALPVWKEAKANDDFETFAPTLSHLVELKREYAEHIDPDADPYAVLFADYEPYLDLETAERVLERLRDRLVPLIENIGNKADGAALSTDAFSGTYDSETQEELCRAVLDRLGYPWEHGRLDVAPHPFSLGSQFDARVTTRFNEADPIDAFTSTVHEFGHATYTLGLPREHYGTPLGSSRNLSVHESQSRLWENHVGRSQPFWEQFLPTMTEHFPQTSDVTAREAYEAANQVYDDNLIRVEADELTYHMHIILRFEIERQLIDGELDVAEVPQVWNDKMEEYLGVRPETDSTGCLQDIHWSHASFGYFPTYSLGSVLAAQLFAAATEDIPDIEDQIRSGEFDALHDWLTENVHQHGQRYTTPDLVREATGEDYTADYFLDYVEEKYSELYNL
- a CDS encoding GYD domain-containing protein, with protein sequence MGMYMSLVKVNEARIQNVQKLATIWGDIQNEIQNHDGELFDSYAILGEYDFLVLFEAQDRYHAFQIALIIERRGLDMQTMEIIPSDQFGRLVEDI
- a CDS encoding bifunctional nuclease family protein; amino-acid sequence: MVQTATVHGIGVSMFEGGQEVPVVLLDANDQIVPIFISPDQAQSIRLALNGESFDRPLTQDLLVDMVTEFGAAIDSVRIDDLAGGTFYAKINAEQYRDGERRTRTFDARPSDGIAIALRVDCPIELEDTVVEEAGQPHSSYESSVE
- a CDS encoding M20 family metallopeptidase, whose translation is MTTTVAELTRKLVSIPSHEDEDKAGEFIAEWFRRETDATVEHTKAGVIARRGNELSAGNRDTLALVGHHDVVPPADSQQDGETYVLEERDGRLYGRGSADMKGSLAAAMYAFRDTDASCTVASFRGEEQGGVGVRNAIEDGFAPEYAVIGEGSTGYSADGVTDVAVAHKGRRASTVRARGQAAHASEPESGENAVYRAADALDVLRALVPPEATVLDHELRGSICVTGIEGGSAWNVVPESCEITIDERTVPGERCDIEAATANGAVEWEIDQDLPPMACDDDAFAQSVLDAAADAQPESSEPAFVTKPHATDAGWLAQEGTTCVVCGAAEPGEAHTENESVSLPVLDRCYRIYRSVIERVGVD